The DNA window GATATTTTTGCAAGGCCTGAATTCTCCTGAAAATCCGCTGCATGAAAAATTTATGGAAACCACCGGCACGCGTTTTCATACGATAGAATCAGCTATGCATGCAGGTTTGCGCGATGCGACTTACTATAAGACTTTGTCCGTTGACATCTCAAAGCAACTTGGCGGCAAAACTGATGTTAGAACCTCTGGTGGCGTGAATTACTTAATTTGGATACGTCCACCGCAAGATCCGAATATTTGGATATCTATTCCAATGCAGGGTATGGAAGAGAGCGACTTTTCGCCACTCACCATCTACCTCATTGTTATCAGTATCTTGAGCGTCGCGGGGGGGTGGTTATTTGTGAGACGGTTAAACAGGCCACTGCAAGCGCTGCAAAAAGCAGCACGCAAAGTAGGTAAGGGACAATTTCCAGAGCCACTGCCACTTGAAGGAAGTAGTGAAATGGTGGCGGTAACCAATGCCTTCAATAAGATGTCGCAGGGTATTCATCAACTAGAAAGTGATCGAGTACTAATGACTGCAGGGATATCACACGACCTGCGTACGCCGCTAACCCGTATTCGTTTAGCTAGTGAAATGCTGCCAGAAGACCAAGCATGGGTAAAAGACGGTATCGAGCATGATATCGAAGACATGAATGCCATCATTGACCAATTTATTGATTACGCCAGACAAGATCAGCAAGAGGCATCTGAAAACGTTGATTTGAACAACGTCATTAAAGAGTTAATTAAGGGAAGATTGCTCGAGCAGGGACACCATATTGAACTGCAACTTGCGCCGTTACCGAATGCAAAGTTACGCGTTATTGGCATTAAACGTGTATTGGATAACTTAATCGAAAATGCCTTTCGCTACGGCAGCGCCGACATCTGTATTATTACCAAAGTTGACCATCATTCAAAATCACTAATTTGTAATGTACGTGACTATGGTAAGGGCATTCCAGAATCAGAAATTCCAGTATTATTCTCACCCTTTGCACAAGGTGACAAGGCCCGCGGCTCAGTTGGCTCAGGACTCGGCCTCGCAATCACTAAACGTATCGTCGAAAGCCACGGCGGCAAAATGCTCTTCACCAACCAAGCCTCCGGCGGCCTCTCGGCCGGTTTCACCCTTCCCTACAGCACCTAAAATTAATTAACAAGGGCCCCTTTTATTTTGCGGGCGGTGGTTAGG is part of the Glaciecola nitratireducens FR1064 genome and encodes:
- the envZ gene encoding two-component system sensor histidine kinase EnvZ, whose protein sequence is MRFLPKSTFGQTVVLIAGLLLINQIVTYLSVINYFIRPSYQQINSLIATQVEQIFLQGLNSPENPLHEKFMETTGTRFHTIESAMHAGLRDATYYKTLSVDISKQLGGKTDVRTSGGVNYLIWIRPPQDPNIWISIPMQGMEESDFSPLTIYLIVISILSVAGGWLFVRRLNRPLQALQKAARKVGKGQFPEPLPLEGSSEMVAVTNAFNKMSQGIHQLESDRVLMTAGISHDLRTPLTRIRLASEMLPEDQAWVKDGIEHDIEDMNAIIDQFIDYARQDQQEASENVDLNNVIKELIKGRLLEQGHHIELQLAPLPNAKLRVIGIKRVLDNLIENAFRYGSADICIITKVDHHSKSLICNVRDYGKGIPESEIPVLFSPFAQGDKARGSVGSGLGLAITKRIVESHGGKMLFTNQASGGLSAGFTLPYST